A single genomic interval of Daucus carota subsp. sativus chromosome 1, DH1 v3.0, whole genome shotgun sequence harbors:
- the LOC108213390 gene encoding uncharacterized protein LOC108213390, protein MIGYLEYLDTLGFPIGAEAQIDLILQSLNNNYAHFVMNYNMNEIDKTPTELLAMLRTAEANMKKAEPASIMMVGNKGKAKGKGKWKGKKKIGSTSAPKPKANPKQALKLKGAIAKGDCHFCGKPGHWKRNCHAYLEDLKKKKAAAASDSGTTKE, encoded by the exons ATGATAGGTTATCTCGAGTATTTAGATACTTTGGGTTTCCCGATTGGTGCGGAAGCTCAGATTGATTTAATCTTGCAATCTTTGAACAACAACTATGCTCATTTTGTCATGAACtacaatatgaatgagataGACAAAACACCCACTGAATTGTTGGCTATGTTACGAACTGCTGAAGCCAACATGAAAAAGGCTGAGCCTGCCTCCATAATGATGGTGGGCAATAAAGGCAAGGCTAAAGGGAAAGGCAAATGGAAGGGAAAGAAGAAGATTGGATCTACTTCTGCTCCCAAGCCAAAGGCTAATCCCAAACAGGCTTTGAAGCTTAAGGGTGCTATTGCAAAGGGTGATTGTCACTTCTGTGGTAAACCAGGTCATTGGAAGAGGAActgtcatgcttatttggaggatctgaagaagaagaaggctgctgcagcttctgattcag GAACTACAAAGGAGTAG